The region GATTCAAATCAATGTTTCTACCGACACTCGGGCGCGCACCGAAGCAAGCGGAGGACGGTGCGCACATGGACATGCACGTCCACGACAACATGGCGGTACTGCTAGTGCTGCTGAGTGACATCCATCATGCATGCCATCTAGCTAACCCTGCTCGATTCCTAGCTAGTGGAGTACTATTAGCTAGTGCATCATATTATCACCGATCACTATGGCCAGTCCCATCCTGCATGCACATTATTTGCTACGGCTCGTCTACTGTCAACTCCACCGACAGTCCGACACCGCTGGGTGTAACTCTGAATTACACGCTACTCCAACTTCATTACTGTGCACACTACTGTTACTATCAGTTTACTAAAGGATCGATCGACAAATGGAATGAACAGGTTAACCGAACGTGTAGGCAGGCAGGACAATGCATGCATTCACCTGATCTGCCTGAGCTGGTCGAAGAAGCGGAGGTCGTAGACGTCGCCGAGGCCGGCGAAGAGCACCACCCCGGCCAGGCGGTGCTCCTCCACGTGCCCCAGCGCCACGTTCCGCTGGTGGTGCCGCTCCTTCTCGACGCCGAcgccgtcggccgtgaagttctccGGGTAGGCCAGGTGCCGGTACGACACCCCGGCGCCGCGCAGCAGCCGCGCCGTGGCCGGGGCCTCCGTCGCCCACTCCACCACCAGCCACAGCACCGGCGGGGGCACGAGCCTGAGCGCGTGCGCCGCGCGGGTGAGCCCCGCGGCCCGCCGCTCCGGGTCCGACCGCTCCGTGGCCGTCACCAGCAGCAGCAGCTGCGGCTGCCGCAGCGGCTCCGGCTCTGGGGGCGGCGAGgggacggcggtgacggcgacgtcGACGGGCGCCCCGTGCTGcagctgccgctgctgctgctggagcaGGAGCACGGTGTGGTTGAAGGCGCCGTCGACGGCGTGGAGCGCGCGGAAGACgtgggcggtggccgcggtggacgCTACGTGGGTCCAGCGGAAGGCGGGGGCCAGGCCggcgaggaggccgaggaggaagcAGATGGAGGAATGCAGCATGGCTCGCCGGAGCAGCAGGGGCCGCCTCGCCCGCGGTTTCGCTTTCTTCGGCGACGCCATGAcaaagcaagcagcagcagcttagctaGTGTGTATGTGTGTTTGGTGGTGTCAGCAGCAGAGCAACTAGGTAGGTGATcgagtgagtgagtgagtgtgtGATCGCGTCTTGCTTATTTTCTGGGATGGAAATGATTCTGTACGCCTCACTTGGAAAAGTAGGAATTGATGGATGTAGCTGCTGGCACATGTGGCCGGTCTAGAGGAGAGCATtgcatttctttttctttcttcttgtgCCGACTGGCGAGTCTAGTCATGATCTCTCCGGCGGTGTAATTGAGAGAACGCCTCGTTCATTTAGCTCGGTTTGCGGTTCTATGGCAACACCATGTATCTTTTGGCCTTGTGGCTTTATTAAGGGTCAGACTATatcacatctactccctccgttccgaattacttgtcttggatttgtccagatacggatgtatctagactcattttaatgctagatacctccgtatctagacaaatttaagacaagtaattcggaacggagggagtagatgtgagataatatctcACATCTAAGATGACATCATCCTACATCATATAAACAAAAGTCTCACAAATTatattgtttgtttgtttttttatcTTTTTCTCGTTTTTTTCGCCCACGATGCAAAAAATCCGCAGAAAAAGAATGCGCCGCGAATGCTAAGGTTCGAACTGCAGACCCCTTGTTGGTGCACGCATGCACAAACCAGGCTAGAGTAAAATCAATTTTCTGCGCTGGCTGCGCGAGTCGCTGATGCATGGTGCGATCTGATTCACAGTGCTACAGTGCCATCTACAGTGACTCGGTGTGGTACAGGATTTTGTGCCAGCGATGTACTAGTGCGTTTACTTCTTTTCTCAATGCACACACACGTCCAATACTAGATCACTTAACATGGTAACAAGCACTTGAATGACAGAGTAAGCATTTTCTTCTAAAAAAGATTGGTGAATAAATTGTAGAACGAAGTGAAAGTTTTTCTAGGACGAtgtgaatttttttcgaaaaatatgatgaacatttttataaagtaAAAAAAATCGAGCATATTATAAATATGCAATATACATTTTTCAAACTGtggtgatttttttttgaaacacaCGATGAAAGACTTGCAAAACATCATGAAATGTTCTTAAAATGCAACAAACATTTCATATAACACGGTGAATATATTTTAATGCACGGTGAACATCTTTTAGAATGCTTTGAACATATCTAAAAAATATGTGATGTACATTCTAAAACATGGTGGATACTCTTGAAAAATATACTATGACCNNNNNNNNNNNNNNNNNNNNNNNNNNNNNNNNNNNNNNNNNNNNNNNNNNNNNNNNNNNNNNNNNNNNNNNNNNNNNNNNNNNNNNNNNNNNNNNNNNNNNNNNNNNNNNNNNNNNNNNNNNNNNNNNNNNNNNNNNNNNNNNNNNNNNNNNNNNNNNNNNNNNNNNNNNNNNNNNNNNNNNNNNNNNNNNNNNNNNNNNNNNNNNNNNNNNNNNNNNNNNNNNNNNNNNNNNNNNNNNNNNNNNNNNNNNNNNNNNNNNNNNNNNNNNNNNNNNNNNNNNNNNNNNNNNNNNNNNNNNNNNNNNNNNNNAAGTAAGCTTGAGCAAAAAAAAAACTGACAATCaaaaggaaaaactaaaaaaataaaattgtgaaaataaagatgaaatAAGATAATGATAAAAGGAAAgtaaaaaatattttaaaataaaaAAGATGTCCACAAATTTGGAAACAAGACCATGATTATTTTTCTAAACTAAAACATGAATTAAAAAATCATAATTTTGGAAAATGTTCATAAATCtttataaaaaaatagaaaaatgataaaGTACCATGGAATATTTTTTAAGTGTGGTGATGAAACTGGCTGAGAACCCCTCCTCCTACTACTAATCGAAATCTCGTTGCGGGCATGCAGTTGCATGTTGAGAGGGGACTTGCAACTAAGATAAAAATGGGTCGGGCCCAGCCGCGTGTCGGGTGTGGACTTGCAACTCAGACAAAAATGGGTCGGGCCCGAGTTGCGTATCGGGCGTGGAGTTGTAAGTAGGATAAAAATTGGTTGCTCAACCATTGGAGGTCGATGTGAATTTGTAATTGCGTCAAAAAACTTTGATCCTAATTGAAAGTCGATGGTGGACTCGCAACTGGGGCGAACAATAAAAAGTGATGGCCTGCAAGCAAAAACTAAGGCAACAAATAAAAAAGGTCAAAAAAGCCTTATTGCAAGTAGAGGGTGGGCTTGCAACTAGGAGCAGAGAACCAAAAAGGGTCGCTGCTAGTTTTAAGCCGAGGGTTGACTTGCAAAGAGGCGGGAAAAATAACTTCGAGCCCATTTACAAGTCAAGCGTGGAGATGCACTGGGGATGAAAAACAAAATGCATGCCATATTGCAAGTCGAGGGTGGAATTGCAACTAGGACAACTACGCAAAACTACGAGACTAGTTGCGCTTCGATGGCGGACTTGTAACTGGAGCAGCTACGAGCCTAGTTGCGAGTGGAGGGTGGACTTAAAATTGGTATGAAGAACAAACTACATTCCTAGTTGCAAGTCAGGGGTGTACCTGCAACTGGGATGAAACACAAACTGTGGGcatagttgcgagtcgagggtgtacttgcaactaggacaactacATAAAAATACAATACCATTTGCGagccaagggtggacttgcaactgcgaTGAAAACAAAACATCCTAGTTGTGAGTCGAAGGGTGAACCTGCAACTGGACAACAGAAAAACTATGGTCCCAATTGCGAGTCGAGGATGGAtttgcaactgggacaactacgAAACTACGAGTCCAAATGCGAGTCAAGGCTgcacttgcaactgggatgaaaacaAAATACTAGTCTAGTTGCGAGTTAAGAGCAGACTTGCAACTCGGATAATAACAAAAAAAATATGATACCATTTGCGAGTCGggagtggacttgcaactgggacaataaCAGACTACAAGCCCAACTACGACTCAAGGGTGGaattgcaactgggatgaaaaacaAAAACAGATGCCCAATTGCGATTCAATAGTGGACTTGTAAGTGGGACAAC is a window of Triticum dicoccoides isolate Atlit2015 ecotype Zavitan chromosome 2B, WEW_v2.0, whole genome shotgun sequence DNA encoding:
- the LOC119367163 gene encoding probable beta-1,4-xylosyltransferase IRX9 — protein: MASPKKAKPRARRPLLLRRAMLHSSICFLLGLLAGLAPAFRWTHVASTAATAHVFRALHAVDGAFNHTVLLLQQQQRQLQHGAPVDVAVTAVPSPPPEPEPLRQPQLLLLVTATERSDPERRAAGLTRAAHALRLVPPPVLWLVVEWATEAPATARLLRGAGVSYRHLAYPENFTADGVGVEKERHHQRNVALGHVEEHRLAGVVLFAGLGDVYDLRFFDQLRQIRTFGAWPVATVSERERKATVEGPVCGGSPWAVTGWFSTADATPTVRAARPPAGTVDVARFAFGSALLWDPHRWDRFPVSEPDASQDSVKFVQRLAAEEYNESRGMPDPDCSEIMVWRGDQLVAT